The following nucleotide sequence is from Pedobacter sp. PACM 27299.
GAATGACTTAAAAGTAAAGACTTCTGGTGCAAGTGAGATTTATTATAAAGGGAATCCAAAAAATGTAAGCGAGAAAAAATCAGGAGCAGCGAAACTGGAGAAAGTTAATTAGCCTGATTATTGTTTTTTAGCTATTTTAGCGGCCTTATTTGATACATGGAACAAAAAAACGACAAGAAAGTCATCCGGTCATGGGCTTTTTTTGATTGGGCAAATTCTGCTTATAATTTAGTTATTACTTCAACAATTTTTCCCGCTTATTATACGATTATCACTACGACTGCTGAGCATGGCGATCAGGTAAAGTTTTTCGGATATACTTTTACGAATACAGCTTTATCTAATTATGCACTTTCGGCTGCATATTTAGTGATGGTGATTTTAATGCCCCTGCTTTCCGCCACTGCGGATTATCGCGGAAACAAGAAAATATTCATGAAGATCTTTACCTATATCGGAAGTTTTGCCTGTATGGGTTTGTTTTTCTTTAAACTGGAAAGCCTGGAATTGGGCATTATCCTTTTTGCCATTGCGGCCATGGGGTATATCGGTGGGGTATTGTTTAACAACTCTTATCTTCCGGAAATCGCCACTAAGGACCAGCAAGATCGGGTGAGTGCACAGGGTTTTGCTTATGGTTATGTAGGGAGCGTGATTCTGCAGGTCATTTGTTTCGTATTTGTACTAAAACCAGAGCTTTTTGGCATTACTGATGGTTCTTTGCCGGCAAGACTGTCTTTTTTACTGGTAGGGATTTGGTGGGTCGCTTTTGCACAGATACCTTTTCGTAAATTGCCGGCTGGAAGTCCAAATTATACGGCTATAAATAAGAGCCTCGTGCATAATGGCTTTGGTGAACTGCGTAAAGTCTGGCAGCAATTAAAGCAGATGAATTTTTTAAAACACTATTTGATTGCTTTTTTCTTTTACTCGATGGGGGTGCAGACGGTGATGCTGGCAGCGGCTGGTTTTGGAGAGAAAACCTTGCATTTGGGAACTTCTAAATTAATTGCTGTAATTTTAATCATGCAGCTAGTGGCCATCTGGGGTGCCATGTGGATGTCTAGGTTTGCCAAAAAGATTGGAAATATAAATGTGCTGATTCTGGTGGTTATGGTATGGGTGGGGGCTTGCGTTGCTGCTTATTACACTACTAATGAATTTGAATTTTATGGCTTGGCAGCAGTAGTTGGCCTGATTATGGGTGGGATTCAGTCATTATCGAGGTCTACGTACTCTAAGTTTTTACCTGAAAATACACCAGATACGGCTTCCTTTTTCAGTTTCTATGATGTAACAGAAAAACTGGCGGTAGTGATAGGGCTTTTTAGTTTTGCTTATATTGAGGAGCAAACCGGCAGCATCAGAAATTCTGTGCTGGCATTGGTCTCCTTTTTTGTAATAGGTTTGATATTTTTACTGCTGTTAAAAAAGGCAGAACCAAAATTGGTTAAAGGTTAACCATGATAGATTTTAATAAGAATTAGATACCCATGAAGATAGAATTGTTTGTTCCTTGTTTTGTTGACCAGTTATATCCTGAGACTGCATTTAATACGATAAAGCTATTGGAGAAGGCGGGTTGTGAGGTGTTTTATAATTCTGCACAGACCTGCTGCGGTCAGCCGGCTTATAACTCCGGATATTGGGAGCAGGCGAAAGAGACAGGAACGAAGTTTTTAAGTGATTTTTCCGGTACAGATTATATTGTGGCGCCTTCTGCATCCTGCGTTGGCATGGTGAAGAGTGGTTATAGTGATTTGTTTACCAATACCAATCTTCATAATAAATGCCGCAGCATTCAGCAGCATGTATATGAGCTTTCTGATTTCCTGGTGAACGTGTTGAAAAGAGATTATTTTGGTGCGGAACTGGATGGAAAAGCAGTTTATCATGATTCCTGCAGTGGATTGAGAGAGTGTAAGATTAAGGAAGAACCGCGTCAGCTGCTGTCTAAAGTACATGGGCTGGAGATGGTCGAAATGAAGGATACGGATATGTGCTGCGGATTTGGCGGTACGTTTTCTGTGAAGTTTGATGCGATTTCTTCAGCTATGGCTGAGCAAAAAGTAAATAATGCCCTGGAAATGGGCGCTGAATATGTGATCTCGACCGATTTATCCTGTCTGATGCACTTGCAGGGATATATCGATAAAAACAACATTCCTTTGAAAACAATGCATTTGGCAGATGTTTTAGCGAATGGCTGGTTAGAAAGTACAGAGTATTAATTTTTTTATAAAAAGGATAAAAAGACCTGTTTGTGGTCGGGTAGTGTTCGGGAAGAGAAGGGCCTTATAATAGGGGCCGGAGGGGGTTCGGTTAGGGTTCGGTTAGGGTTGGCTTAGTCTCTGCTATCTGAACCCTAACCGAACCCCTTCCTGCAGCTAAAGAAATGCAGGTCTCTTCCCAAGTACATTCCGACTGCCTTATGGCGACTATCGTAATTTATAAAAATGATTGCTTGAACAAGGCTATATTTTCGGACTTGAATTGTTATATTTGTACCAGTGACAGGTGAAAAAACTGTCATTGTTTAGGTAATGTTTTATTACACGTAGAATAAGAGTTGTCTAAATTACTTAAAATCAATTAATTAACTTAAATCATAGTTGTAGATGATTAATATTACACTGCCTGATGGTTCTAGCCGTCAGTATGAAAAGGGTATAACAGCCCATCAGATTGCACTCTCTATTTCAGAGGGATTAGCGCGCAACGTATTAGCTGCGGAAGTAAACGGTGAAATTTGGGATTCTTCCAGGGCAATTGAAAGCGATTCAACTGTAAAGTTGCTGACCTGGAATGATGCTGCTGGTAAGGCTACATTCTGGCATTCTTCTGCCCACCTTATGGCGGAAGCATTAGAGGCTTTATATCCGGGTACAAAATTCGGTATTGGTCCTGCTATTGAAACTGGATTTTACTATGATGTAGATTTCGGCGACAGGGAGTTTTCTTCGGATGATTTCAAAGCGATTGAAGCGAAGATGATTGAGCTTGCTAAGCAAAAACAAGTTTTTGTAAGGGAGAGCGTTTCTAAAGCGGATGCAATTAAATATTTTACAGAAAAAGGTGATGAGTACAAACTGGACCTGTTAGAAGGACTGGAAGATGGAAAGATCACATTCTATAACCAAGGTGAGTTTACAGATCTTTGTCGTGGGCCGCACATTCCAAATACCGGTTTTGTTAAAGCGGTAAAATTGATGAATGTTGCAGGTGCTTACTGGCGCGGTGATGAAACTAAAAAACAATTAACCCGTATTTATGGGGTAACTTTCCCTAAAGCGTCTGAGCTGACTGAGTACCTTCACATGATTGAAGAGGCGAAGAAAAGAGATCATCGTAAGTTGGGTAAAGAACTGGAATTATTTGCTTTCTCTGAGAAAGTAGGTATGGGATTACCATTGTGGCTGCCAAAAGGTGCTGCTTTGCGTGAGCGTCTGGTTCAGTTTTTAACGAAAGCACAGGCAAAATCAGGATATGAGCAGGTAGTTACGCCTCATATTGGCCATAAGAATTTATACATTACTTCTGGTCACTACGAGAAGTATGGTAAAGATGCTTTTCAACCAATTAAAACCCCACAAGAAGGGGAGGAGTTTTTCCTTAAACCGATGAACTGCCCTCACCACTGTGAGATTTATAAAGTAAAACCTCGTTCTTACAAGGACCTTCCTTTGCGTTTTGCAGAGTTTGGAACGGTATACCGTTACGAGCAGAGTGGTGAGCTTCATGGCTTAACCAGGGTTCGTGGCTTTACTCAGGATGATGCGCATTTGTTTTGTCGCCCGGATCAGGTAAAAGAAGAATTCAAAAAAGTAATTGACCTGGTATTGTATGTATTTAAGTCTCTTGGATTTAACGACTACACTGCACAGATTTCTTTGAGAGATCCTGAAAATAAAACGAAGTACATTGGTACTGATGAAAACTGGGCTTTGGCGGAATCGGCGATCATTGAGGCTGCTGCGGAAAAAGAATTACCTACTGTAGTAGAATACGGTGAGGCTGCATTCTATGGTCCGAAGTTAGACTTTATGGTGAAAGATGCACTGGGCAGAAAATGGCAGTTGGGAACAATCCAGGTAGATTATAACTTACCTGAGCGTTTTGAATTGGAATATACTGGCAGTGACAACTTAAAGCACCGTCCGGTGATGATCCATAGGGCACCATTCGGTTCTTTAGAGCGTTTTATCGCGGTATTGATCGAGCATTGCGCTGGTAATTTCCCATTATGGCTTTCTCCGGAGCAATTTATTATCCTTCCGATCTCAGAAAAGTATGAAGATTATGCAAAAAAAGTTTCAGATGAGCTAAATAATTCCGATATTCGCGGTTTGATTGACTTCCGGGACGAGAAAATTGGAAGGAAAATCAGAGACGCTGAGGTGAAAAAAATCCCTTATATGCTGATCATCGGAGAGAAGGAAATGGCGGAAGGAAAGGTTTCAGTAAGGAAACACGGCACAGGAGATTTAGGTGAAATGACTCAGCAAGAGTTTAGTGAATTATTAATTAAAGAAATAACAATTTAAATAGTATATAAATTTGGCATTAGGCAGACCAGGATTTAACAGGGGACCACGTCCTCCTTTTAAGAAAAAAGAAGCAGAACATAATATTAATCAGTTTATCAGAGCTCAGGAGGTTAGATTAGCTGGAGATAATGTTGAACCGGGGATCTATCCTTTGGCAAAAGCTTTAGCCCTTGCCGACGAATTGGAATTGGATCTTGTTGAGATTTCTCCAAATGCAGTGCCTCCGGTATGTCGGATCATTGATTACAGTAAGTTTGTTTACGAGCAGAAGAAAAAGCAGAAGGAGATTAAAGCAAACGCAAAACAGACTGTCATTAAGGAGATCCGTTTTGGTCCTAACACAAATGATCATGATTTTCAATTTAAGTTGAAACACGCGATCAGTTTCCTTGAAAACGGAGAGAAAGTTAGGGCTTACGTGCACTTTAAAGGTAGAGCGATTGTTTACAAAGAGCAGGGAGAGATTCTATTGCTTAAGTTTGCACAAGCGCTTGAAGATATCGGTAAAGTTGAGCTATTACCTAAGTTAGAGGGTAAGCGTATGTTTTTAACGCTGGCTCCAAAAGTTGCTAAGAAATAAATAAATTACATATTAATAAACACAGGTTATGCCAAAAATGAAAACCAATTCCAGTGCTAAAAAGCGTTTTAAGCTTACTGGAACAGGTAAAATTGCAAGGAAGAATGCCTACAAAAGCCACATCTTAACTAAGATGTCGACTAAACGTAAGCGTAATTTGGGTCACACTTCAATGGTGTCCGCAGCTGATATGGGCAACGTTAAGCGTATGCTTGCCATCGGTAAATAATTAAATTTTTAACCAGGTACCCGGTAGTAAGTTTGCTGTAATACGCAACACCGTTTATCAAAAAACAACACACTATGCCACGTTCGGTAAACGCAGTAGCTTCGAGAAGAAGAAGGAAAAAAGTCCTAAATATGGCCAAAGGCTATTGGGGATCAAGAAGTAAGGTTTTCACAATCGCTAAAAATACGGTAGAAAAAGGTTTGCAATATGCATACCGTGACCGTAAAGTTAAGAAAAGAGAATTCCGTGGATTATGGATTCAACGTATCAACGCTGGAGCTCGTCAACATGGTATTTCTTACTCTCAATTGATCGGTAAATTAGCGACTGCAAACATCGGTTTAAACCGTAAAGTTTTAGCTGATTTAGCAATGAACCATCCAGCAGCTTTCAAAGCAGTTATTGATGCAGTAAAATAGATCTAACGATCATTTTAATCATAAAAAAAGGGAGCTTCTAGCTCCCTTTTTTATTGGCTCTTATTTTTAAAGCTGGATGAATTTTCCGGCTTCCGCAATGGATTCCTTGTTTAAGCTTGCTAATTTTGGGATATGCCCAAGGATGGTGATGCCAGTATAGTTGGCAATATAACTTTCAGATTCTTTATTTGCCCCTCCATTGAAGATGATTCCTTCCACCTGAATATTTCTTGATTTCAATACTTCCAGCGTTAGCAGGGTATGATTGATGCTGCCCAGATAATTCTGTGAAACGATGATCAGTTTTGCATTTAATACTGGGATGAGGTCCAGGATCAATTCTTTCTCGTTAATTGGTACCATTAGTCCGCCAGCACCTTCAATGATTAAATGGTTGTTGGTTACAGGCAGTTTTAGGTCTTGAGCCTTGATTTCAATGCCGTCCAATCTGGCAGATAAATGCGGTGACAGGGGCTGACTTAATCTATATTGCTCCGGATGGATTACTGTTTTTGTACTGCTGATCAGATCTTTGATAGACAAGCTGTCGCTTTGGTCTAGATCTCCGGATTGTATGGGTTTCCAGTAATCTGATTCAAGTTTTTGGGTCAGGATGGCGCTAACGATCGTTTTTCCGATGCCTGTACCGATTCCTGTAATGAAATACGTATTGTTCATGTTATTTTAATAAAACCAATGATTGGATCAAGGCGTTAATTTCTTCTTCTGTATTGTAGGTATGCAGGCAAATCCGTAATCTTTCTGTCCCAATAGGAACGGTAGGGCTCACAATTGCACGGATGTCAAATCCCTTTTGCTGTAAGCTTGCTGCTGCGTTTTTCGCGGAAGTATTGCTCTGGTACCGAATGGTTTGAATGGTGCTTTGGCTGGTAAGCCCCCGATAGCCTGCTGATTTCAGTGCATTGCTGTATTGCTGGATGGTTTGCTGGATCCATGGTGTATGGTCTGCTGAAGCCAGCAGCTGATAGGCGCAGTTGATGCTCGCGATGCTGTGGAGCGGTGCAGCAGTCGTATAAATAAAGGATCGGGCATAATTGAGCAGGTATTCTCTTAAAGGTGCATTTCCTAAAACAATTGCCCCGTGACAGCCGAGTGCTTTTCCGAAAGTGACCACGCGTGCAAATACTTCTTTTTCCAGGCCAAGTTCCTGCACTCGTCCCTTTCCATAAACCCCGAATATGCCTATGGCATGCGCTTCGTCTACGATCAGATTGGCTTCATATTTCTTACAGCAAGCATTGATTTCCTGCAGGGGGGCAAGGTCGCCATCCATGGAATAAACGCTTTCTACCAGGACATATATGTTTCCTGTGGCCAGTTTTAGTTTGGCTTCCAGGGCTTCTATATTATTGTGCTTAAAGGTATATCGGTTGGCGTGACTGAGCCGCGCACCATCAATCAGACTGGCATGGATCAATTCATCGGATATGATGGTATCTCCACGCTGTGCCAGGCTGGAAATCAAACCAACATTGGCATCATAGCCGGAGTTAAAGATCAAGCCGCTTTCTGCCTGGTGAAAATCTGAGATCAACTCTTCGGTTTCCTCCGTGTAGGCGTGGTTGCCGCTGAGTAACCTCGAGCCGCCAGAACCAATAGCCGAATGTGGGATTTGGCTGAGGGTATCGGAGATATTTTGCTGCAGTTCTGCTGATCTGGAAAAGCCCAGGTAATCGTTTGAGCAAAAGTCGATGGGATAGGGATTGCTGGACAATTTTCTCAATGATCCTTTTTCCTTTCTATCCTGTAACTTGTGTAGTATAAACTGCCAGGTCTTATTCATTGTTCCAAAAATAAAGAAAGCAGGAAGAACCTGCTTTCTTTATTTTTAATTTATGCCAATGTTTTGTGCTTTTTTTTAGTTTTTATTGAGCTGAGAGATTGATTTCTGCATTTGTGCCATCATGCTGCTCAGTGTTTCGATACTTGGTTCTGGTGTTGGATCTGGAAGTGTAGAAGAGATAAAGGCTTTTGCTTTCCATATTTCCAGGATGTCATCTGAGGAGATGGTATAAGGATCGTAGAGTTTATTGTCGGAAACGAGTTTCAATTCTTTGTTCTCTTTGAATTTATTACCCGCTCTTTTATAGACTACGCCTTCATTTTTACTGATGACAATATAGGTTTCTCCAATTTTAACATCATTCCAGTTGTCAAGGTATTCGGCTAGGATGATACTTCCGGATTGGATAGGCAGCATAGAATCTCCCAAAATTTCGAAAGCTCTGAATGTCCCTTGTTTTAGGAAGGGGAGTGGCAGTTGAAACTTCGGTAAGTCTTTGATGTATTCTGGGTCAGAGAATCCGTTCAGGTAGCCTGCACTTGCTTTTACCGGCACCATTTCAATGTTCTCTTTATCGTCTTTATCTACCGAAATACTGAGTATTCTTAGGTTAGATCCCTGGCTTTTTAGCTTCGGTTTCCAGCTATCGCTGATACTTTCATTGATAAACTCATCAATAGTGAGGTCAAAGAATTCTGCTATTTTTTTTAGCAAATCGTATTTTGGTTCTGCGCGGTCTTCTTCGTAGGCACCAATAAGCGATCTCTTAATCCCCATAGCATCAGCGAATTGTTGCTGTGTGAGGCCTTTTTTCTTTCTTAGATACTTTAGGTTAGGGGAGATATTTGACATAAAATAAAAGTTTAGTATTTATTTGTTTTTACTAATATAGTTAGTATTATTGTACCAATAAAGTTAGTAATTATAATTCGAATACCAAATAGGTATACTAACTTAATTAGTTTGTATCATTTAAACCTACAGTCATGAAGAAATTTGTATATATCGTAACCGATAGAAACCGCAAGAGTTTACATGTTGGAATGAGCTCTGATCTAATTAAAACGCTTGACTTTTACAAGCAGATGCCGAATCTGTTTTTTGATTGTGGGCAGCAGCTCACCAGATTGGTATATTTCGAAGAATTCAAGACTGAGGCCCAGGCATTGGGTAGGTTTAAGGTGATCAGTCGTTTTACAAGGATACAGAAGGAGCGGATGGTGAGGTCTTGCAATCCAAATTGGATTGACCTGACGATAGGGCTGGATTTTGAACATATCCTCAGCAGTAAGCCCCTGGTAAATCAGGTAGCACTGCCATTTAACATCATGTCTTAAGAAGTTACGGTGGGAATGATAAATCCATTTTATATAAAAATGTCCTATAAAATAGGCCGGTGTGCAGGCTATATTTTATAGGACATTGCTTAAATACTGAATTCTATCGAATAGCTTTATTTAGCGGGCTTATTTTTTTCCTGTTCTTTCTTTATGCGCTCTTTCTCTTTTTCCTCTTCACGTTCTTTCTTCCTCTGGTCTCTTTTTTCTTTTCTGGTCAAAGGAACTTCGGCAGCGGGTTGTTTTACAGGTTCTGGAGTCTTTTTATCCTCTGTTTTGATAATGTCTTCTTCTTTTACTACCGGCTGCTGATCATCAGTTAGGGGTGCATCAAAATTAGTAGAATCTACGGCCAGACTATCTGTAGTTGTGGTATCTACTTTGATTCTTGGACTCGGACAATCAATTGTTCTGGTAATTTTCACTTTAGCTTTCGGGAAAGGACCGTAGGTATATCCTGTACTAGGATCATGGTATACTTTTTCCATGAACTTGGCAAAGATGGGTAAGGCCGTTCTTGAACCTTCTCCGGTTGCACCATTGTTAAAGTGTGCGGTACGTTCATCACATCCTACCCAAACACCTGTTACCAGGTCTTTAGTAACGCCCATATACCAGGCATCTACATAGTCAGAAGAAGTACCTGTTTTTCCACCAATCTGATTTCCTTTTTTCCAAAGATCCCATTCCCAAAGTGCCTGAGATGTTCCGCCTGGTTCTTCCATACCTCCACGGAGCATGTATAGCATCAGCCATGCAATCTCTTCAGAAAGCACTCTTTTTGTTTTCGCTTTAAAGTCTTCAATAATATTGTCGTCTTGGTCGGTAATTTTCTCTACTAAAATAGGATCTGTTCTTACTCCTTCATTCAGGAAAGTACTGTATGCCCTTACCATTTCATATACAGAAACGTCATTTGGGCCAAGGCTCACAGATGGTACTGCTTGCAGCGGACTTTCAATACCACATTCTTTAGCCCATTTCACTACATTATCTGCACCTACTGCTTCAGTAACCTGTGCCGTAATGGTATTTACAGATTTACCCAAGGCCCAGCGCAGCGACATTTCTCGGTAGCTATAGTTCCAATCGGCATTTTTAGGTTCCCAATATTCTGTTTTACCTTTTTCCTGGTAAGCGATTTTTACGGGCTTATCAGTGAATTTATCACAAGGACTCATTCCTGCTTCCAATGCGGCGAGGTAGGCAAAGGGTTTGAAGGTTGATCCTGCTTGTCTTTTACTTTGGTTAACGTGATCGTATTTGAAAAACTTATGGTCGATACCACCTACCCAGACTTTGATCTTTCCACTGAATGGATCCATAGTCATCATTCCGGCATTCATGATCTTTCCGTAGTAACGGATAGAATCCATGGTAGAGAACAAGGTGTCACGATCGCCTTTCCAGGTAAAGATTTTCATCTTCTTCTTTTTATTGAAGTAGGCTTTTACAGAATCTGGGCTGTTGCTGTATTTCTTTTCTAATAAGGCATAGATTGGAAGTTTGCGCATGGCACGATCCGGATAGTCTACTTTTTTCTTTTCAGAATCCTGCCAAGGGTCTTCATTACCCCAGACGCTATAGAATCTTTTCTGAATGATCTTCATTTGATCGGCTACGGCTTCTTCTGCATATTTTTGCAGTTTTGAATCGATGGTGGTGTAGATCTTTAAGCCATCTTCGTAAAGGTCATAGTCATTGTCGTCTGCCCATTTTTCAAGG
It contains:
- a CDS encoding (Fe-S)-binding protein; this translates as MKIELFVPCFVDQLYPETAFNTIKLLEKAGCEVFYNSAQTCCGQPAYNSGYWEQAKETGTKFLSDFSGTDYIVAPSASCVGMVKSGYSDLFTNTNLHNKCRSIQQHVYELSDFLVNVLKRDYFGAELDGKAVYHDSCSGLRECKIKEEPRQLLSKVHGLEMVEMKDTDMCCGFGGTFSVKFDAISSAMAEQKVNNALEMGAEYVISTDLSCLMHLQGYIDKNNIPLKTMHLADVLANGWLESTEY
- a CDS encoding GIY-YIG nuclease family protein; its protein translation is MKKFVYIVTDRNRKSLHVGMSSDLIKTLDFYKQMPNLFFDCGQQLTRLVYFEEFKTEAQALGRFKVISRFTRIQKERMVRSCNPNWIDLTIGLDFEHILSSKPLVNQVALPFNIMS
- a CDS encoding XRE family transcriptional regulator, with protein sequence MSNISPNLKYLRKKKGLTQQQFADAMGIKRSLIGAYEEDRAEPKYDLLKKIAEFFDLTIDEFINESISDSWKPKLKSQGSNLRILSISVDKDDKENIEMVPVKASAGYLNGFSDPEYIKDLPKFQLPLPFLKQGTFRAFEILGDSMLPIQSGSIILAEYLDNWNDVKIGETYIVISKNEGVVYKRAGNKFKENKELKLVSDNKLYDPYTISSDDILEIWKAKAFISSTLPDPTPEPSIETLSSMMAQMQKSISQLNKN
- the rpmI gene encoding 50S ribosomal protein L35, whose translation is MPKMKTNSSAKKRFKLTGTGKIARKNAYKSHILTKMSTKRKRNLGHTSMVSAADMGNVKRMLAIGK
- a CDS encoding penicillin-binding protein 1A, encoding MFKEIRNKYIRYISIFLYCIIIFFCALQLNFLWLFGYSPSYKDIKAPTQSVGSELYTADGKLIGRYYKENRTPVSFKEISPSVIEALIATEDVRFYSHMGIDFRSLLSSGISTATGDKRGASTITQQLAKNLYRTRYNKSQGVIKHIPVVRTIVSKLKEWMTAVKLESNYSKNDIITMYLNTVSFGNNAFGIKTASRVYFDKGPNELQVPESALLVGMLKGTSIYNPLRNPDKALERRNVVLAQMNKYNYINKQQLDTFKNTPIKLKEGSIEEGGDGDSYLRAAVDKYLEKWADDNDYDLYEDGLKIYTTIDSKLQKYAEEAVADQMKIIQKRFYSVWGNEDPWQDSEKKKVDYPDRAMRKLPIYALLEKKYSNSPDSVKAYFNKKKKMKIFTWKGDRDTLFSTMDSIRYYGKIMNAGMMTMDPFSGKIKVWVGGIDHKFFKYDHVNQSKRQAGSTFKPFAYLAALEAGMSPCDKFTDKPVKIAYQEKGKTEYWEPKNADWNYSYREMSLRWALGKSVNTITAQVTEAVGADNVVKWAKECGIESPLQAVPSVSLGPNDVSVYEMVRAYSTFLNEGVRTDPILVEKITDQDDNIIEDFKAKTKRVLSEEIAWLMLYMLRGGMEEPGGTSQALWEWDLWKKGNQIGGKTGTSSDYVDAWYMGVTKDLVTGVWVGCDERTAHFNNGATGEGSRTALPIFAKFMEKVYHDPSTGYTYGPFPKAKVKITRTIDCPSPRIKVDTTTTDSLAVDSTNFDAPLTDDQQPVVKEEDIIKTEDKKTPEPVKQPAAEVPLTRKEKRDQRKKEREEEKEKERIKKEQEKNKPAK
- the thrS gene encoding threonine--tRNA ligase, which encodes MINITLPDGSSRQYEKGITAHQIALSISEGLARNVLAAEVNGEIWDSSRAIESDSTVKLLTWNDAAGKATFWHSSAHLMAEALEALYPGTKFGIGPAIETGFYYDVDFGDREFSSDDFKAIEAKMIELAKQKQVFVRESVSKADAIKYFTEKGDEYKLDLLEGLEDGKITFYNQGEFTDLCRGPHIPNTGFVKAVKLMNVAGAYWRGDETKKQLTRIYGVTFPKASELTEYLHMIEEAKKRDHRKLGKELELFAFSEKVGMGLPLWLPKGAALRERLVQFLTKAQAKSGYEQVVTPHIGHKNLYITSGHYEKYGKDAFQPIKTPQEGEEFFLKPMNCPHHCEIYKVKPRSYKDLPLRFAEFGTVYRYEQSGELHGLTRVRGFTQDDAHLFCRPDQVKEEFKKVIDLVLYVFKSLGFNDYTAQISLRDPENKTKYIGTDENWALAESAIIEAAAEKELPTVVEYGEAAFYGPKLDFMVKDALGRKWQLGTIQVDYNLPERFELEYTGSDNLKHRPVMIHRAPFGSLERFIAVLIEHCAGNFPLWLSPEQFIILPISEKYEDYAKKVSDELNNSDIRGLIDFRDEKIGRKIRDAEVKKIPYMLIIGEKEMAEGKVSVRKHGTGDLGEMTQQEFSELLIKEITI
- a CDS encoding aminotransferase class I/II-fold pyridoxal phosphate-dependent enzyme codes for the protein MNKTWQFILHKLQDRKEKGSLRKLSSNPYPIDFCSNDYLGFSRSAELQQNISDTLSQIPHSAIGSGGSRLLSGNHAYTEETEELISDFHQAESGLIFNSGYDANVGLISSLAQRGDTIISDELIHASLIDGARLSHANRYTFKHNNIEALEAKLKLATGNIYVLVESVYSMDGDLAPLQEINACCKKYEANLIVDEAHAIGIFGVYGKGRVQELGLEKEVFARVVTFGKALGCHGAIVLGNAPLREYLLNYARSFIYTTAAPLHSIASINCAYQLLASADHTPWIQQTIQQYSNALKSAGYRGLTSQSTIQTIRYQSNTSAKNAAASLQQKGFDIRAIVSPTVPIGTERLRICLHTYNTEEEINALIQSLVLLK
- a CDS encoding MFS transporter translates to MEQKNDKKVIRSWAFFDWANSAYNLVITSTIFPAYYTIITTTAEHGDQVKFFGYTFTNTALSNYALSAAYLVMVILMPLLSATADYRGNKKIFMKIFTYIGSFACMGLFFFKLESLELGIILFAIAAMGYIGGVLFNNSYLPEIATKDQQDRVSAQGFAYGYVGSVILQVICFVFVLKPELFGITDGSLPARLSFLLVGIWWVAFAQIPFRKLPAGSPNYTAINKSLVHNGFGELRKVWQQLKQMNFLKHYLIAFFFYSMGVQTVMLAAAGFGEKTLHLGTSKLIAVILIMQLVAIWGAMWMSRFAKKIGNINVLILVVMVWVGACVAAYYTTNEFEFYGLAAVVGLIMGGIQSLSRSTYSKFLPENTPDTASFFSFYDVTEKLAVVIGLFSFAYIEEQTGSIRNSVLALVSFFVIGLIFLLLLKKAEPKLVKG
- the bioD gene encoding dethiobiotin synthase, which translates into the protein MNNTYFITGIGTGIGKTIVSAILTQKLESDYWKPIQSGDLDQSDSLSIKDLISSTKTVIHPEQYRLSQPLSPHLSARLDGIEIKAQDLKLPVTNNHLIIEGAGGLMVPINEKELILDLIPVLNAKLIIVSQNYLGSINHTLLTLEVLKSRNIQVEGIIFNGGANKESESYIANYTGITILGHIPKLASLNKESIAEAGKFIQL
- the infC gene encoding translation initiation factor IF-3, yielding MALGRPGFNRGPRPPFKKKEAEHNINQFIRAQEVRLAGDNVEPGIYPLAKALALADELELDLVEISPNAVPPVCRIIDYSKFVYEQKKKQKEIKANAKQTVIKEIRFGPNTNDHDFQFKLKHAISFLENGEKVRAYVHFKGRAIVYKEQGEILLLKFAQALEDIGKVELLPKLEGKRMFLTLAPKVAKK
- the rplT gene encoding 50S ribosomal protein L20 — protein: MPRSVNAVASRRRRKKVLNMAKGYWGSRSKVFTIAKNTVEKGLQYAYRDRKVKKREFRGLWIQRINAGARQHGISYSQLIGKLATANIGLNRKVLADLAMNHPAAFKAVIDAVK